In Phaseolus vulgaris cultivar G19833 chromosome 10, P. vulgaris v2.0, whole genome shotgun sequence, a single genomic region encodes these proteins:
- the LOC137818492 gene encoding probable polygalacturonase At3g15720: MQSLIICALILAFISPFMCIGLSATMEAYNVIDFGAKGDGKTDDSQAFLRAWERTCGAEGMTTLLIPPNYEFLLSRLTLKGPCNASRIQIQIGGKIVAPAKNKWVSYYFTWILMSNVNGLIVDGREGLLDGLGFTWWPCKACQRPSVISFNACNDLRVSYLRIVNSPRSHINVNDCVNAIFSAITIHSPANSPNTDGFNVYASKNIWIRDSTIASGDDCIGISGNSSYINVTEIACGPGHGISIGSLGRGNDNTAEQIYVRNCSFTNTTNGARIKTFPNGSGYAREITFEEIKLIKAGNPIIIDQFYNDYSPKDEGVEVSGITFRGFDGTCVRDKAITLNCGPQGCFNITLDEIKIVSHEEGKQVYCSGKNAHGTVTATTPNCSCLSP, translated from the exons ATGCAAAGCCTAATAATTTGTGCTTTGATTCTTGCTTTTATTTCACCATTTATGTGTATTGGGTTGAGTGCTACCATGGAAGCATATAACGTCATCGATTTTGGTGCTAAGGGAGATGGGAAAACGGACGATTCACAA GCATTTTTAAGAGCATGGGAAAGAACTTGTGGAGCAGAAGGGATGACAACTCTACTCATACCTCCAAACTATGAATTCCTTTTATCACGCTTAACGTTAAAGGGTCCTTGCAATGCCTCAAGGATTCAAATTCAG ATTGGAGGAAAAATAGTTGCACCTGCGAAGAATAAATGGGtatcttattattttacttGGATCTTGATGTCAAATGTGAATGGTCTCATAGTTGATGGAAGAGAAGGATTATTAGATGGCTTAGGTTTTACTTGGTGGCCATGCAAAGCTTGTCAACGACCATCG GTGATTAGTTTCAATGCATGCAATGATCTTAGGGTTAGTTACTTGAGAATTGTGAACAGTCCAAGATCTCACATAAACGTGAATGATTGTGTGAATGCCATTTTCTCTGCTATCACTATTCATTCTCCTGCTAACTCTCCCAACACTGATGGATTTAATGTCTATGCTTCCAAAAATATCTGGATCAGAGATTCAACTATAGCATCTG GTGATGATTGTATTGGCATCAGTGGTAACTCCTCTTATATCAATGTTACTGAGATTGCTTGTGGACCAGGCCATGGAATaag CATTGGCAGCTTGGGTAGAGGCAATGATAATACAGCAGAACAAATTTATGTACGAAACTGCAGCTTCACCAATACAACAAATGGAGCAAGAATAAAGACATTTCCt AATGGATCAGGTTATGCAAGAGAAATCACTTTTGAggaaattaaattgataaaaGCTGGGAACCCAATAATCATTGACCAATTCTATAATGATTATTCTCCAAAG GATGAAGGTGTAGAAGTGAGTGGAATCACATTTCGTGGATTTGATGGAACATGTGTGCGTGATAAAGCAATTACCTTAAATTGTGGTCCACAAGGTTGTTTCAACATTACATTGGATGAAATTAAGATTGTGTCTCATGAAGAAGGAAAGCAAGTTTATTGTTCTGGGAAGAATGCCCATGGAACAGTTACAGCTACCACTCCAAACTGTTCCTGCTTATCGCCATGA